The Methanobacterium sp. BAmetb5 genome includes a region encoding these proteins:
- a CDS encoding TIGR04165 family Cys-rich peptide, producing the protein MNLGKLNEKCPKCGSQDKTLKRQLDSQHRAFGRTQTLTCSECGYVFKSREDEKEED; encoded by the coding sequence ATGAATTTAGGTAAGTTGAATGAAAAATGCCCTAAATGTGGTTCACAGGATAAGACCCTTAAAAGGCAATTAGACTCCCAGCACCGGGCTTTTGGCCGGACCCAGACATTGACCTGTAGTGAATGTGGGTACGTGTTTAAATCCCGTGAGGATGAAAAAGAAGAGGATTGA
- a CDS encoding DUF2769 domain-containing protein, producing the protein MAVEFNLENLTECLCDSCPVQEKSKTVRDKMKMMQEITQEDVDSRIMIEEERIPALYCAKGKDYLEESGSGNQCQCDKCLVWKENNLFSGEPPGYFCRDGKARE; encoded by the coding sequence ATGGCGGTTGAATTCAACTTAGAAAACCTCACAGAATGTCTGTGTGACTCCTGTCCGGTACAGGAAAAATCAAAAACAGTTAGGGACAAAATGAAGATGATGCAGGAGATCACCCAGGAAGATGTGGACTCCCGGATTATGATTGAAGAAGAGAGGATTCCTGCATTGTACTGTGCTAAGGGGAAAGATTATCTGGAAGAATCTGGATCCGGGAATCAGTGCCAGTGCGATAAATGTTTAGTGTGGAAAGAAAATAATTTATTCAGTGGTGAACCACCGGGTTATTTCTGTAGGGATGGAAAAGCCAGGGAATAA
- a CDS encoding DUF362 domain-containing protein, translated as MIVNEWCMYCGECAGVCPQNLIEVREISLKINHDECKDCGICIKVCPVQALQGDD; from the coding sequence ATGATAGTTAATGAATGGTGCATGTACTGTGGGGAATGCGCTGGTGTTTGTCCCCAAAACCTTATAGAAGTACGGGAAATCAGCTTGAAGATCAACCATGATGAATGTAAAGATTGTGGAATATGTATCAAGGTTTGCCCAGTGCAGGCCCTGCAAGGTGATGATTAA
- a CDS encoding NAD(P)/FAD-dependent oxidoreductase — protein sequence MMETDVLVIGAGPAGSTAAKHAALGGVKVMVIDKKSEIGSPKRCAEGVSKDGLKKLGIEPSPRWVTREANGVRMVSPNGTAVNLTEDKVKLPEAGYILERKIFDKHMAMDAARAGARIMVKTLATGMRREGDQVVVTAENMGQELEIKAKIVIAADGPESRVGRWAGLRTALPPKNMESCAQFEMAGVQMAEPDCIEFHFGSISPGGYAWIFPKGDDIANVGLGILTTRTDKTAYQHLLEFVESNPATQNAQPVELNVGGDPVGGLLKKKVADNVLVTGDAASMVNPLTGGGIISGMLGGRIAGQVAAQAVADGDYSHKNLKVYEKLCDDELGESFKKYLKAKEYLLSLSDEELDEIADVFKDSDFETINTAEMVKKLIKISPKALLKLGKLF from the coding sequence ATGATGGAAACTGATGTTCTGGTTATAGGTGCCGGTCCTGCCGGTTCAACTGCCGCTAAACACGCTGCCCTAGGCGGAGTCAAAGTAATGGTCATTGATAAAAAATCAGAGATAGGATCTCCCAAAAGATGTGCAGAAGGAGTTTCTAAAGACGGCCTTAAGAAGCTGGGCATTGAACCATCCCCACGATGGGTAACCCGCGAAGCCAATGGAGTGCGGATGGTCTCCCCCAACGGCACGGCTGTCAATTTAACCGAGGATAAGGTGAAACTCCCGGAAGCAGGATACATCCTGGAACGTAAGATCTTTGACAAGCACATGGCCATGGATGCCGCCCGTGCCGGTGCCCGGATCATGGTCAAAACCCTGGCCACCGGTATGAGGAGAGAAGGTGATCAGGTAGTGGTTACTGCCGAGAACATGGGCCAGGAATTGGAGATCAAAGCCAAGATAGTGATTGCAGCCGATGGTCCAGAATCCCGGGTGGGAAGATGGGCTGGGCTTAGAACAGCTTTACCCCCTAAAAATATGGAATCCTGTGCCCAGTTTGAAATGGCCGGAGTCCAGATGGCCGAACCAGACTGTATTGAATTCCACTTTGGTAGTATATCCCCTGGTGGTTACGCCTGGATATTCCCCAAGGGCGATGACATAGCCAACGTGGGCCTGGGTATTTTAACCACCAGAACCGACAAAACTGCCTACCAACACCTTTTAGAGTTTGTGGAAAGCAACCCAGCTACTCAAAATGCTCAGCCAGTGGAACTTAACGTGGGTGGAGACCCCGTGGGTGGATTACTGAAGAAAAAAGTGGCAGACAACGTCCTGGTCACCGGAGATGCAGCCAGTATGGTTAACCCCCTCACTGGTGGAGGTATTATTAGTGGCATGCTAGGAGGCCGTATTGCTGGTCAGGTGGCTGCCCAAGCAGTGGCTGACGGGGATTACTCCCATAAAAACCTTAAGGTGTATGAAAAACTCTGCGATGATGAACTGGGAGAATCATTCAAAAAATACCTGAAGGCCAAGGAATACCTTTTAAGTCTTTCTGATGAAGAACTGGATGAAATCGCTGATGTTTTCAAGGACAGTGACTTTGAAACCATTAACACCGCAGAAATGGTTAAAAAACTGATTAAGATCTCACCAAAGGCTCTTTTGAAACTGGGTAAACTGTTCTAA
- a CDS encoding UbiA family prenyltransferase — protein sequence MIKTLIKSTRITWASKNANMFLLALTYAYFLGIPINNPFQILGGLILVSALWGALYTLNDLTDLEVDRRDRQKQSRAFIENEVDKKIILLFFGLIVAGVFIISFVAFPSSFTFLMSLMLLNQLVYTLPPIRLKDSNLAPFFSTATNSVLRLASCAVLLGDVFLVPLSVYVFMYLAGMGTYLMYKSRSRDASIVGFMGGGLLLYMLYSGDMNIIQFAVAILPSFLAAVPLYLSLFTNKDYMFRLADILYHQVAMVFFLFCIMVIIF from the coding sequence ATGATAAAAACATTGATCAAGTCCACCCGGATAACATGGGCCTCTAAAAATGCTAACATGTTTTTACTGGCACTTACCTATGCCTATTTCCTGGGAATACCTATCAATAATCCTTTCCAGATATTAGGAGGGCTTATATTGGTTTCTGCTCTTTGGGGTGCCCTGTACACCCTCAATGATCTCACGGATCTGGAGGTGGATCGCCGGGATCGACAGAAGCAGAGCCGGGCCTTCATTGAAAATGAGGTGGACAAAAAGATCATACTGCTTTTCTTTGGCCTGATTGTGGCCGGGGTGTTTATAATATCCTTTGTAGCATTCCCTTCATCATTCACCTTTTTAATGTCTCTAATGTTACTCAACCAGTTAGTTTACACTTTACCCCCAATCCGTTTGAAGGATTCCAATTTAGCCCCTTTTTTCAGCACAGCCACCAATTCAGTGTTGCGTTTGGCTTCCTGTGCCGTACTCCTGGGTGATGTGTTCCTGGTTCCCCTGAGTGTGTACGTGTTCATGTACCTGGCAGGAATGGGCACCTACCTCATGTACAAATCACGTTCCCGCGACGCCAGTATAGTGGGGTTCATGGGGGGTGGCTTACTCCTGTACATGCTTTACTCGGGTGACATGAATATAATACAATTTGCAGTGGCTATTCTGCCCTCTTTCCTGGCAGCAGTACCATTATATCTATCACTATTTACAAATAAGGACTACATGTTCCGTCTGGCAGATATTCTTTACCATCAGGTAGCCATGGTATTTTTCCTGTTCTGCATCATGGTGATTATTTTCTAA
- a CDS encoding glutamate synthase-related protein yields the protein MVTPSPDAPGNIEDSPENREKCLCSYCPSYPKSCGDKLLYCVTGSSDCEIKVEGCICNTCPLFYQYHLKDNYYCGKERVGESGTFLRKPNKDEDPSFYNKMVEIKDKSHNISGISSMGSTKKLSFSWDDLHFLPAQIKRIPLNQEDPVDTKVTIGPESQKPLKVSSPILISGMSFGAVSRNVRRVISRTAALMNIGFNTGEGGVLDEEKEIAPDEMIVQYSTGRFGLNQALLQSAAAVEIRFGQGAYPGKGSYLPAEKITPEVAQIRGLEKGQAAYSPAHHPDITSPTELEEKVSELKKLTGGVPVGAKIGCGHVEDDVEILALAGVDFIALDGFGGGTGATTTYVRENMGLPIIAALPRAHQKLEELELKKEISLIAGGGLRTSSDFAKCLALGADAVYIGTAALIAINCQQYRVCYSGLCPTGVTTQHPQLVQQLDVEAGVENLKNFLETSTEELKNLARMVGKSDVKLLDRSDLVGLTREISLITGAEWVNGQIVDKE from the coding sequence ATGGTCACCCCTTCACCAGATGCCCCCGGGAATATTGAAGACTCACCCGAAAATCGGGAAAAATGTCTCTGTTCTTACTGTCCCAGTTACCCTAAAAGTTGTGGAGATAAATTGCTTTACTGTGTCACTGGGTCCAGTGATTGTGAAATTAAAGTGGAAGGCTGTATCTGTAACACTTGCCCTCTATTCTACCAGTACCACCTCAAAGATAACTACTACTGTGGTAAGGAAAGGGTGGGTGAAAGTGGAACCTTCCTGCGCAAACCAAATAAAGATGAAGATCCCTCTTTCTATAATAAAATGGTTGAAATAAAGGATAAAAGCCATAATATAAGTGGTATTTCTTCTATGGGTTCAACCAAGAAATTATCATTTTCCTGGGATGACCTGCACTTTTTACCTGCTCAGATCAAACGTATACCCCTTAACCAGGAAGATCCAGTAGATACAAAAGTAACCATTGGACCGGAGTCCCAGAAACCCCTGAAAGTTTCTTCACCTATTTTAATCTCCGGTATGAGTTTCGGGGCGGTTTCACGTAATGTGCGCCGGGTAATCTCCAGAACAGCTGCCTTAATGAATATTGGGTTTAACACTGGGGAGGGAGGGGTTTTGGATGAGGAAAAAGAGATTGCACCGGATGAAATGATAGTACAGTACTCTACGGGACGTTTTGGTTTAAACCAGGCCCTGCTACAATCTGCGGCAGCAGTGGAGATTAGATTTGGGCAGGGAGCCTATCCCGGTAAAGGTAGTTACCTCCCGGCAGAGAAGATCACCCCCGAGGTGGCCCAGATCAGGGGGCTGGAAAAAGGACAGGCTGCCTACTCCCCCGCCCACCACCCGGACATCACCAGCCCCACTGAACTGGAAGAAAAAGTGTCTGAGTTGAAAAAACTCACGGGTGGTGTTCCAGTAGGGGCTAAAATTGGCTGTGGTCATGTGGAGGATGATGTGGAAATCCTGGCCCTGGCCGGGGTGGATTTCATTGCCCTGGATGGTTTTGGTGGAGGTACGGGAGCCACCACAACTTATGTGCGGGAAAATATGGGACTGCCCATTATAGCCGCCCTACCAAGGGCTCATCAGAAATTGGAAGAGCTGGAACTCAAAAAGGAAATAAGTCTCATTGCCGGGGGTGGTTTACGCACTTCTAGTGACTTTGCCAAGTGTCTGGCCCTGGGTGCTGATGCAGTTTACATTGGCACTGCGGCCCTTATAGCCATTAACTGCCAGCAGTATCGAGTATGTTACAGTGGACTGTGCCCCACCGGAGTGACCACACAGCACCCCCAGCTGGTGCAGCAGTTAGATGTGGAGGCAGGTGTGGAGAATCTTAAAAACTTCCTGGAAACTTCCACTGAGGAACTGAAAAACCTGGCCCGTATGGTGGGTAAATCTGATGTTAAACTTTTAGATAGGAGTGATCTGGTTGGTTTAACCCGGGAAATATCCCTGATCACCGGGGCTGAATGGGTTAATGGTCAGATAGTAGATAAGGAATAA
- a CDS encoding DUF5591 domain-containing protein yields the protein MKVLCTTETSLNRPEARRWRERMKLLEPQGDVVVVLPCSMRKPYSASKSHRIFTQATKGVQEAILTSPFGVCPREMEQTYPIQSYDVSTVGDWSREEIKLTGECLQEYVGDHEVIAHVAHGYLTVCQEYLPDATFTCKDGRTISPESMANLRIALKGYNRMKTHTRQLHMLRSVARYQFNTTAADQLVPDDYRLRGRFDRRLMQGDEQIAVLHHDYGLYSLNIKGGVILNNIGVNWVEIDFEMKTNTLFAPGVVDAYPEIIPKDEVVIIRKGEVVGVGKAVMSGKEMKNGEKGVAVRVRHRLN from the coding sequence ATCAAAGTACTTTGTACCACTGAAACTTCACTTAACCGCCCGGAAGCACGCCGCTGGAGGGAAAGAATGAAACTTTTAGAACCCCAGGGCGATGTGGTGGTGGTTTTACCCTGCAGTATGCGTAAACCGTATTCTGCCAGTAAATCCCACCGCATATTCACCCAGGCAACTAAAGGAGTGCAAGAAGCTATTTTAACTTCTCCCTTCGGTGTTTGCCCCCGTGAAATGGAACAAACATATCCCATCCAGTCTTATGATGTTTCTACAGTAGGAGACTGGTCCCGTGAAGAAATAAAACTTACTGGAGAATGTCTCCAGGAATATGTGGGAGACCATGAGGTAATAGCCCATGTAGCCCACGGTTACCTTACAGTCTGCCAGGAATACCTGCCCGATGCCACTTTCACCTGCAAGGATGGGAGGACTATTTCCCCGGAATCAATGGCCAATCTCCGAATTGCCCTTAAAGGATACAACCGGATGAAAACCCACACCAGACAACTACATATGCTGCGCTCCGTGGCCCGTTACCAGTTTAACACCACTGCTGCCGACCAGTTGGTACCGGATGACTACCGGTTAAGGGGAAGGTTTGACCGGAGGTTGATGCAGGGTGATGAACAGATCGCCGTCCTCCACCACGATTACGGACTTTACAGTTTGAACATCAAGGGAGGAGTTATCTTAAACAACATCGGAGTTAACTGGGTGGAAATTGATTTTGAAATGAAAACTAACACCCTTTTTGCCCCCGGAGTGGTAGATGCTTATCCGGAAATAATTCCCAAAGATGAAGTGGTTATAATACGAAAAGGAGAAGTTGTAGGGGTGGGGAAGGCTGTAATGAGTGGGAAGGAAATGAAAAATGGAGAAAAGGGTGTTGCGGTGCGGGTTCGTCACCGGTTGAATTAA
- a CDS encoding metal-sulfur cluster assembly factor, translated as MSEELVNKVKDALAKVADPHMGISIVEMGLVSDIQINESEKTAKITIKPTNPGCMSAANMAMQARVAAENVEGIDKAEITVEGHMMADAISEMVNK; from the coding sequence ATGAGCGAAGAACTAGTTAACAAGGTTAAAGATGCTCTGGCCAAAGTGGCTGATCCCCATATGGGTATAAGCATTGTAGAAATGGGCCTGGTATCTGATATCCAGATCAATGAAAGTGAAAAAACCGCCAAGATCACCATAAAACCCACTAACCCCGGCTGTATGAGTGCTGCTAACATGGCCATGCAGGCCCGTGTGGCTGCCGAAAATGTGGAAGGTATTGATAAGGCAGAGATCACTGTAGAAGGCCATATGATGGCTGATGCCATTAGTGAAATGGTCAACAAGTAA
- a CDS encoding LemA family protein codes for MWNLIGFGLVVLIIVIFFTIIIAVYNSLIKLQNGVEGAWSQINVQLERRSDLIDNLVETVKGYAMHEKTTFQEVSQARSQLNNAETVKENEEADNVLTGTLKSLFAVAENYPELKADENFLELQDQLSQTEDKIADYRELYNEIVLTYNNKREVFPNSIIANFFSFPEAEYFEHDANAEEVPEVDF; via the coding sequence ATGTGGAATTTGATTGGTTTTGGACTGGTAGTCCTTATAATTGTGATATTCTTTACCATAATCATTGCCGTCTATAATAGTTTAATCAAACTACAAAACGGAGTGGAAGGGGCCTGGTCACAGATAAATGTCCAGCTGGAACGGAGATCAGATCTAATTGATAACCTGGTGGAAACGGTTAAAGGTTACGCCATGCACGAAAAAACCACCTTTCAGGAGGTTAGCCAGGCACGCTCCCAGTTGAACAATGCTGAAACTGTTAAAGAGAATGAAGAAGCAGATAATGTCTTAACCGGTACTTTGAAAAGTCTGTTTGCAGTGGCGGAAAACTACCCGGAACTGAAGGCCGATGAAAATTTCCTGGAATTACAGGATCAGCTATCCCAAACCGAGGATAAAATTGCCGATTACCGGGAATTATACAATGAAATTGTTTTAACCTACAATAACAAGCGTGAAGTATTTCCCAACAGCATAATAGCCAATTTCTTCAGTTTTCCTGAAGCAGAATACTTTGAACACGATGCAAATGCTGAAGAAGTACCTGAGGTTGATTTTTAA
- a CDS encoding DEAD/DEAH box helicase produces the protein MIILRRKKKIVELFPIGSSKGALNSRRKPLFHGYIKFRRVDGQLKIHKFIVKKDKETILPPSEAIKILRKQNIFLVGKDQDTEEFLQSLNIKYNHTLICRHCTFEGFITLIQRDKSYSYHGDHLCRLCAESEIKRELKAHSYDLSTFSRFRKMLDETGDLAKVLSVFDPRFDPLKHQELTLYDKITTRKSNIPQIRIDQLKIPEKFKKALKTQGTHLLPVQVLALQAGLLEEENLLVVSATASGKTLIGELAGIPHALEGGKFLFLTPLVALANQKYRDFKKRYQKLGLKVSIRVGMSQIKAKEELTLPDEKIDAADIVVGTYEGLDFLLRAGRSSQLGNLKTVVVDEIHMLGDDERGPRLRGLIHRLKSIFPDLQVIGLSATVQNPQEIATEFGMKLVQYPLRPVPLERHLIFTRTEEEKNHLLTQLSRNEYQNRSKKGYHGQSIIFTNSRRKTHSVADYLTRRGVKAAAYHAGLSYSKKNRIERDFGGQKLGAVVTTAALAAGVDFPASQVLFESLTMGNKTLTPNEFSQMLGRAGRPTYHDQGKVYLLPEIGRSYGDETEEMQAMELLSSDVEAVNVTYSEDSQVEQFLADICAGRADKFSQIGQEYANEELPLEFEEAFNLMVDYGLVKEMDGKVTPTRYGRAVSMSFLSHFCAEYIRKNLDRMHPMDIALKLEPFESAYLSSRITTQMSRILKINMSTRLFADSTLDILSSGTALNKLEPRLRERLMKLQMDFYTCKCKDRPFCGCFQRELSRRMVKQRLSKRDPVDISRKLMRDYEIHAYAGDIFSWLDSLIRMLEAVRRIAQAFGRKKVVGECNRLIRQIEN, from the coding sequence ATGATAATTTTAAGGCGTAAAAAGAAGATTGTAGAATTATTCCCCATTGGAAGTTCCAAAGGGGCTTTGAATAGCCGGAGAAAACCTTTATTCCATGGTTATATTAAGTTTCGCCGGGTGGATGGCCAGCTGAAGATCCATAAGTTCATAGTAAAAAAGGATAAGGAAACTATTCTACCTCCCAGTGAGGCCATAAAGATCCTGAGGAAGCAGAACATTTTCCTCGTGGGCAAGGACCAGGATACTGAAGAATTCCTCCAGTCATTGAATATAAAATATAATCACACCTTAATATGCCGGCACTGCACCTTCGAAGGTTTTATCACCCTCATACAGAGGGACAAATCATATTCATATCACGGAGATCATCTGTGCCGTTTATGCGCAGAATCAGAGATAAAAAGGGAATTAAAGGCCCATTCCTATGACCTGAGCACTTTTTCCCGTTTCAGGAAGATGCTGGATGAGACTGGTGATCTGGCCAAGGTGTTGAGTGTTTTTGACCCCCGCTTCGACCCACTCAAACACCAGGAACTCACTCTGTACGATAAAATAACCACCAGAAAATCTAACATCCCACAAATCAGAATTGACCAGTTAAAAATCCCGGAAAAATTTAAAAAAGCTCTGAAAACCCAGGGGACTCATCTCCTCCCTGTTCAGGTGCTGGCACTCCAGGCCGGACTCCTGGAAGAAGAGAACCTCCTGGTGGTATCCGCCACTGCCAGTGGAAAAACATTAATCGGGGAACTGGCAGGCATACCCCACGCCCTGGAAGGGGGTAAATTTCTCTTTTTAACCCCTCTGGTGGCTCTGGCCAATCAGAAGTACCGTGATTTCAAGAAAAGATACCAGAAATTGGGATTGAAGGTCTCCATAAGAGTGGGGATGAGTCAGATAAAGGCCAAAGAAGAGCTCACTCTGCCCGATGAAAAGATAGATGCTGCGGATATAGTGGTGGGGACCTATGAAGGTCTGGACTTCCTCCTCCGTGCAGGGAGATCATCCCAACTGGGAAACCTTAAAACCGTGGTGGTGGATGAGATCCATATGCTGGGGGATGATGAGCGGGGTCCCCGATTAAGGGGACTCATTCACCGGTTGAAATCAATTTTCCCTGACCTGCAGGTCATCGGACTTTCAGCTACGGTGCAAAACCCCCAGGAGATAGCCACGGAGTTTGGCATGAAGCTGGTCCAGTACCCCCTGAGACCGGTTCCCCTGGAGAGACACCTCATATTCACCCGCACTGAGGAGGAGAAGAACCATCTTCTAACTCAACTATCTCGTAATGAATACCAGAACCGATCAAAAAAGGGGTACCATGGTCAGAGTATTATTTTCACCAATTCACGCCGGAAAACCCATAGTGTGGCTGATTATCTGACCCGGAGAGGTGTTAAGGCAGCAGCATACCATGCTGGGCTGTCCTACTCCAAAAAGAACCGGATTGAAAGGGATTTTGGGGGGCAAAAGTTGGGGGCAGTGGTTACCACGGCTGCGTTAGCCGCGGGAGTGGATTTTCCTGCATCCCAAGTACTTTTTGAAAGTTTAACCATGGGGAACAAGACACTCACCCCCAATGAGTTCTCCCAGATGCTGGGCAGGGCAGGAAGACCCACCTACCATGACCAGGGAAAAGTGTATCTCTTGCCAGAGATTGGTCGTAGTTACGGTGATGAAACCGAGGAAATGCAGGCCATGGAACTCTTATCCAGTGATGTGGAAGCAGTGAATGTAACCTACTCTGAGGACAGTCAGGTGGAACAGTTCCTGGCAGATATCTGTGCTGGGCGTGCCGATAAATTCAGTCAAATAGGCCAGGAATATGCCAATGAAGAGCTACCCCTAGAATTTGAGGAAGCATTCAACCTAATGGTGGATTATGGTCTGGTAAAGGAGATGGATGGCAAGGTAACCCCCACCAGATATGGGAGGGCGGTTTCCATGTCTTTCCTGTCACATTTCTGTGCTGAGTACATCCGAAAGAACCTGGATCGTATGCATCCCATGGATATAGCCCTTAAACTGGAACCATTTGAAAGTGCCTATCTTTCCAGCAGGATAACCACCCAGATGAGCCGTATTCTCAAGATAAATATGTCCACCCGCTTATTTGCTGACAGCACCCTGGATATTTTGAGTTCGGGCACAGCCCTTAACAAACTGGAGCCCCGCCTCAGGGAAAGATTGATGAAGCTCCAGATGGATTTTTACACCTGTAAATGTAAGGATAGGCCATTTTGTGGATGTTTCCAGAGGGAACTATCCCGGAGAATGGTTAAACAACGCCTGTCAAAACGGGATCCAGTGGATATAAGTCGGAAGTTGATGCGTGACTACGAGATACACGCTTATGCCGGGGACATATTCAGCTGGCTGGACTCACTTATAAGGATGCTGGAGGCAGTGCGGAGAATAGCCCAGGCCTTTGGAAGAAAAAAAGTGGTGGGGGAATGTAATCGTTTGATACGGCAGATTGAAAACTAA
- a CDS encoding 2'-5' RNA ligase family protein translates to MSLLALAYPRISDKDYQWIQEFREENDELYHGRMEPHFTLVFPVFNQRPETFIEEIKTRSSNHRRIEFAIRCAVMEKDAFTPYWHVLMVPDEGYSHIVKLHDDLYSGKLAEELRMDLPFIPHIGIGNSIEQWTCKELVDQINHLDLEIKGTINEINVVEYHEEYAETLEKIKLPPNR, encoded by the coding sequence ATGTCCCTATTGGCCCTGGCTTATCCCCGTATCAGTGATAAGGATTACCAGTGGATTCAGGAGTTCCGGGAAGAAAATGACGAGCTTTACCATGGTCGGATGGAACCCCATTTCACCCTGGTTTTTCCGGTGTTCAACCAGAGACCAGAAACCTTCATTGAAGAGATCAAAACCAGAAGCTCTAACCACCGGAGAATAGAATTTGCCATAAGATGTGCAGTTATGGAAAAAGATGCATTCACTCCCTACTGGCATGTTTTAATGGTACCCGACGAGGGTTACAGTCACATAGTAAAGCTCCATGATGATCTTTACTCCGGGAAACTAGCCGAAGAACTACGCATGGACCTGCCCTTCATCCCCCACATTGGCATTGGTAACTCCATAGAACAGTGGACCTGCAAGGAACTGGTGGACCAGATCAACCATTTGGACCTGGAAATAAAGGGAACCATAAATGAGATCAACGTGGTGGAGTACCACGAAGAATATGCTGAGACACTGGAAAAGATAAAGCTGCCACCTAACCGGTAA
- a CDS encoding AMP-binding protein has product MVFSELTIGAFLEKMVEQDPDQEFMVYPDRDLRFTYQEFDNRVNLLAKGLLEIGIGKGDHVGIWAKNVPDWLTLLFATSKMGAVLVTVNTAYKSHELAYVLEQSDMKALAIIDGYQDVDYLDIVYELIPELKTQERGKLKSEKFPFLESVIYVGQEKHRGMYNTNEILLLGKHGDDAQFQKIKASVDNNDVVNMQYTSGTTGFPKGVMLTHRNILNNGYYIGERQKFTEKDRLCITVPLFHCFGIVLAVMATFSHGATMVMVELFDPLMVLAAVQKERCTALYGVPTMFIAEYSHPMFDMFDLSSLRTGIMAGSTPPIEAMKRVVNDMNMTQITSVYGLTEGSPGFTQTSVDDPLEKRVETVGKPLPECEVKIVDPETGEDLGPHQTGEICCKGYNVMKGYYKMPDKTREVIDEGGWLHSGDLASVDEEGYYSIVGRIKDMIIRGGENIYPREIEEFLYTMPGVLDVQVVGIPDEKYGEIVGACIILEDGAELTEEDVRDYARTKIARFKVPKHVFFVDEFPLTASGKIQKFILREQAEKLLKEKLAREEESV; this is encoded by the coding sequence ATGGTTTTTAGTGAGCTAACTATTGGTGCTTTCCTGGAGAAAATGGTGGAACAGGATCCTGATCAGGAATTCATGGTATATCCCGACCGGGATCTGCGTTTCACCTATCAGGAGTTTGATAATAGGGTCAACCTCCTGGCCAAGGGACTCCTGGAAATTGGAATAGGAAAGGGAGATCACGTGGGTATCTGGGCCAAAAACGTGCCAGACTGGCTTACTTTGCTCTTTGCTACCTCCAAGATGGGAGCGGTGTTGGTAACAGTTAACACCGCTTACAAGAGCCATGAACTGGCCTATGTACTGGAACAGTCAGACATGAAGGCCCTGGCCATTATTGACGGATACCAGGATGTGGATTACTTAGACATAGTTTACGAACTCATACCTGAACTTAAAACCCAGGAACGGGGTAAGTTAAAGAGTGAAAAATTCCCCTTCCTGGAAAGTGTTATCTACGTGGGCCAGGAAAAACACCGGGGAATGTACAACACCAACGAAATACTTCTCCTGGGAAAACACGGAGACGATGCCCAATTCCAGAAGATCAAAGCATCAGTAGATAACAACGACGTGGTCAACATGCAGTACACCTCGGGGACCACAGGATTCCCCAAGGGAGTGATGTTAACCCACCGTAATATCCTCAACAACGGATACTACATCGGGGAAAGACAAAAATTCACAGAAAAAGACAGATTATGCATAACTGTCCCCCTTTTTCACTGTTTCGGTATTGTACTGGCGGTTATGGCCACCTTCAGCCACGGGGCTACCATGGTGATGGTGGAACTCTTCGACCCCCTGATGGTCCTGGCTGCAGTCCAGAAAGAACGCTGTACCGCACTATACGGAGTGCCCACAATGTTCATTGCCGAGTACAGCCATCCCATGTTCGACATGTTTGACCTGTCCAGCCTGCGAACCGGGATCATGGCTGGATCCACCCCACCCATCGAGGCCATGAAAAGGGTGGTTAACGACATGAACATGACCCAGATAACCAGTGTTTACGGTTTAACTGAAGGATCCCCTGGATTCACCCAGACCAGTGTGGACGACCCCCTGGAAAAACGGGTGGAAACCGTGGGCAAACCCCTACCGGAGTGTGAGGTTAAAATTGTGGACCCTGAAACCGGAGAAGACCTGGGACCCCACCAGACCGGGGAAATCTGCTGTAAAGGATATAATGTAATGAAGGGTTACTACAAGATGCCGGATAAAACCAGGGAAGTCATAGACGAGGGGGGCTGGCTCCACAGTGGAGACCTGGCCTCAGTGGATGAAGAAGGATATTACTCTATTGTGGGCCGGATCAAGGACATGATCATCCGTGGAGGGGAAAACATCTACCCCCGGGAGATCGAAGAATTCCTGTACACCATGCCCGGAGTACTGGATGTCCAGGTGGTGGGAATACCCGATGAAAAGTACGGAGAGATCGTGGGAGCCTGCATAATCCTGGAAGATGGTGCAGAACTCACCGAGGAAGATGTGCGGGATTATGCCCGGACCAAGATCGCCCGTTTCAAGGTACCCAAACACGTGTTCTTTGTGGATGAATTCCCCCTCACTGCCAGTGGAAAGATCCAGAAGTTCATCCTGAGGGAACAGGCCGAGAAACTTCTAAAGGAAAAACTGGCTCGGGAAGAGGAATCAGTTTAA